Proteins co-encoded in one Anabas testudineus chromosome 8, fAnaTes1.2, whole genome shotgun sequence genomic window:
- the LOC113152056 gene encoding golgin subfamily A member 4-like, with translation MSKKQNRWPETLVNSKTSTPSQKKGGKDLAALTVPVSSGSKQAGSSSTVKPTIICGRSNSLNSRSGDLISGGTKVGGSLQRGILSQPTRPASRPARPALRLCSSRSFSSLHTSTLAAVPFMRSSRSLNRLDHRSTGDERASSQVRKGQTTEKKVLDSGQHQMRNNQDQCHGDNAKKIKTRSPSESSSLVSTSANHHDCKQAKNQTRDGVYTLCAMTSGMRRNWVQAVLKNVRPSLTPELTSSLSEEKPQEISQHQHTESVEVEWKAENPSSSLQEHKTSEWAEDSHQQEEGQERKLHLEREQSFADGSSASSLPPDSPSASSAMSPINPPQQVEEGECASCHHCPLLVATTQTDALSRVEGTGSDNCASARVQHTTTPQSEEQQVSINSSYELTKDKATLPCELQAGQLVRELEQTQKELSRLQQLNRNLQDELRQEREIHSKERNDLLLNSSSSSEQVLTVQQLQKINRDLRLELEAQKKSQEEAREAELRRRVDLLAQQAQLLVTGDATALAQAHLEQDRRWFHEQQLDWERCVASLKAQLSSSEEHRREAESRLTQLQQELQGYNSLQQEAERLQKHLQEVTAELRSNEEAQAQKETRLQKHLMLLQASQDRERRSLAASLAQAEQYSQDLQERLDRAEEQVETLNKTQSLTREIEEVQQQLQEELTRTVSAVQRLQEERDKLDCRCQELQNQLSETDAEMGRLQSRLKTEETHYYNLEHSYERVCEELQLALGKVQQRESETQDIREGYEKLLDRKEQELSEVLLKMEVLGNSLEETEVKLNEVLKVCTCASSQLKDESLEQTTESPSVNDSRPVTTDSDQMSHSSNATDVVQINGSHEHVRTRSRSIDPSYQFIVTAGDDPARFVSVIQLLETKLYVTEEKLRDITQRLEDHQSHISCQDPHLCSQLTQSRATAQHLSLLLHSQAKQSQRFALETENHCRILVGRFHIALNVIQACRERLQGTEITTSDFEKQLASIAACLQQGRKDAETLQQESYNASRGENRILNDKTLTGAVSNTSSDTSSGESLGKCLKNELFVVEKMVSVLQGEDGIRQLASVPGEDEGDVAHRYKSIISKRIGLKKERRTQPGRAACHGEETLESAIVRVCAEAELIYVSIKFLQKYDNVTQLNNQELEDQRKSLADISPPELAPYEEQVQEEGRGLEEAAKPAANNQSDDKKVEAERAPQWLQRLISRLQRRAKFLQQFCLETSDHNRPVHEGEHVSAADLNWMEEHARLVYLSERLCVDLEQELQQIELLQNKPQDLEKEQDITLIDEQEVFNRTLCQLQEDNSMLREELERAEEKILSIESGNQRLIKDIEKIEFCHGEQMQKLETEFQEKIKKLQLIHEDEMTHLHGYYTKSCVSKEKQVKSCVEGPSFTEGSICTPEETVMERTTEEELGNRMVEGDAAAVRKAYQKDLQASCDHNFTAMEEMHRKLIDDLQQQHQTEVAALLKEKDQLLQEETAATMAAIVAMRRAHKQELEKYRQTQHIMESADITQLHTEYEKEIQLLHKELESLSVQHTQKCLENTQLSQELQGERKLLMQYQQENQELKQKQSETDEMSHLHGSINGEESQMAPQLNDFYEMEVILRAREAEMQFLRQEARSLREELKIARMDKIYAQNKLKALYKNSQVESDHDVNKPSDDLKFATWSPSRDASGQRLKDTATNTGNGAFPKKKEKSSLMCKIRGVRSKSLKEGLSIQERMKLFESC, from the exons Atgtctaaaaaacaaaa CAGATGGCCTGAGACCCTGGTAAACAGTAAGACAAGCACACCCTCACAGAAGAAAGGGGGGAAG GACCTAGCAGCTTTAACGGTGCCTGTGTCTAGTGGAAGCAAACAGgccggcagcagcagcacagtgaaacCTACTATTATTTGTGGACGGAGCAACAGCCTCAATAGCAGAAGTGGAGATTTGATTTCTGGTGGCACTAAAGTTGGTGGCAGTTTGCAAAGAGGCATCCTCAGCCAGCCTACCAGACCAGCATCTCGCCCAGCCAGACCAGCTCTCCGCCTCTGCAGCAGCCGGAGCTTCTCATCCCTCCACACTTCCACTCTAGCTGCTGTTCCTTTCATGAGGAGCAGCCGGTCTCTCAACAGACTCGACCATAGATCCACTGGGGACg AACGTGCAAGCTCACAAGTAAGAAAAGGACAAaccacagaaaagaaagtgCTGGATTCTGGACAACACCAAATGAg GAACAACCAAGACCAGTGTCATGGTGACAATGctaagaaaattaaaacaagaaGCCCCTCTGAGTCCTCTTCTTTGGTTTCCACCAGTGCAAATCACCATGACTGCAAACAAGCAAAGAACCAG acCAGAGATGGTGTGTACACACTTTGTGCAATGACCTCAGGCATGAGACGTAACTGGGTCCAAGCTGTGTTAAAGAATGTGAGGCCTAGTCTTACACCTGAACTCACCAg CTCCCTTTCAGAGGAGAAGCCCCAAGAGATATCCCAGCACCAACATACAGAGTCGGTGGAGGTTGAGTGGAAAGCTGAAAACCCAAGCAGCTCTTTGCAAGAGCACAAAACCAGTGAGTGGGCAGAAGATTCACATCAGCAAGAGGAAGGACAGGAAAGAAAACTGCACCTGGAAAGAGAGCAGAGCTTTGCTGATGGAAGCTCTGCATCCTCTCTCCCCCCTGATTCGCCGTCCGCCTCCTCTGCCATGTCTCCCATCAATCCTCcgcagcaggtggaggagggtgAATGTGCTTCCTGTCATCATTGTCCACTTCTTGTTGCAACTACACAAACAG ATGCATTATCACGTGTTGAAGGAACTGGAAGTGACAACTGTGCCTCCGCACGGGTGCAACATACAACCACACCACAAAGTGAGGAGCAACAAGTATCAATAAACAGCAGCTATGAGCTCACCAAAGACAAGGCAACCCTGCCATGTGAGCTGCAAGCTGGGCAACTAGTCAGAGAG ctggaacaaacacagaagGAATTGTCTCGACTCCAGCAGTTAAACAGAAATCTGCAGGATGAACTAcgacaagagagagagattcacTCAAAAGAAAGG AATGATCTTCTCTTAAACTCCAGCTCATCATCAGAGCAGGTTTTGACTGTACAGCAACTGCAGAAGATAAACCGTGACCTACGCCTTGAGCTGGAGGCACAGAAGAAGAGTCAGGAGGAGGCCCGAGAAGCTGAACTACGCAGAAGAGTTGATCTCTTAGCTCAACAAGCACAGTTACTCGTCACTGGTGATGCCACAGCACTTGCGCAAGCTCATTTAGAGCAGGACCGTCGCTGGTTTCACGAACAACAATTGGACTGGGAGCGTTGTGTGGCCTCCCTGAAGGCCCAGCTGAGCAGTAGTGAAGAGCATAGAAGAGAAGCTGAGTCGCGTTTgactcagctgcagcaggaattGCAGGGCTACAACAGTCTCCAGCAGGAGGCTGAACGCTTGCAGAAACATCTTCAGGAGGTGACAGCTGAACTTCGTTCCAATGAAGAAGCACAGGCTCAAAAAGAGACTCGCCTGCAGAAACACCTCATGCTCCTTCAAGCAAGTCAGGACAGAGAACGGAGGAGCTTGGCTGCCAGCCTGGCTCAGGCTGAGCAATATTCACAAGACCTTCAGGAGAGACTGGACAGAGCTGAGGAGCAGGTGGAGACCCTTAATAAAACTCAGAGCTTGACTCGAGAAATTGAGGAGGTTCAACAGCAGCTTCAAGAGGAGCTAACACGTACGGTATCTGCTGTACAGAGACTTCAAGAGGAAAGAGACAAGCTTGACTGTCGCTGCCAAGAGCTGCAGAACCAGTTATCTGAGACAGATGCTGAGATGGGCAGACTGCAGAGCCGCctgaaaacagaagagacaCATTACTACAATCTGGAGCACTCAtatgagagagtgtgtgaggaACTGCAGCTGGCCTTAGGGAAGGTGCAGCAAAGGGAGTCCGAAACACAGGATATACGAGAAGGCTATGAGAAACTCCTCGACAGGAAGGAGCAAGAGCTGAGTGAAGTTTTGTTGAAGATGGAAGTGTTGGGTAACAGTCTGGAGGAGACAGAAGTGAAGCTGAATGAAGTGCTGAAGGTTTGCACATGTGCCTCCTCTCAGCTGAAAGATGAGTCTTTGGAGCAAACAACTGAGTCTCCTAGTGTAAATGACAGCAGGCCAGTGACGACAGACAGTGATCAAATGTCTCACAGTTCAAACGCAACAGATGTTGTTCAGATAAATGGCAGCCATGAACATGTAAGAACCAGGTCTCGTTCAATTGATCCGTCATACCAGTTCATTGTCACTGCAGGAGATGACCCAGCgaggtttgtgtctgtgatcCAGTTACTTGAAACCAAACTTTATGTGACAGAAGAGAAACTAAGGGACATCACACAAAGACTGGAAGACCACCAGAGTCACATCAGCTGCCAAGACCCCCATCTTTGCTCCCAGCTCACTCAAAGCCGAGCCACGGCCCAACACCTCAGTCTGCTGCTTCACAGTCAGGCTAAGCAGAGCCAGCGCTTTGCTCTGGAGACAGAGAACCACTGCAGAATATTGGTTGGCAGGTTTCACATTGCTCTGAACGTCATACAAGCCTGCAGAGAGAGGCTTCAGGGCACCGAGATTACTACTTCAGACTTTGAGAAGCAACTAGCGTCTATTGCTGCCTGCCTTCAACAAGGAAGGAAAGATGCTGAGACTCTACAGCAAGAATCCTACAACGccagcagaggagaaaacagaatcCTCAATGATAAAACATTAACTGGAGCTGTGAGCAACACTAGCTCTGACACATCATCAGGGGAAAGTCTTGGGAAGTGTTTGAAGAATGAACTATTTGTTGTAGAGAAAATGGTGTCTGTCCTTCAGGGCGAAGATGGAATTAGACAGCTAGCCTCAGTGCCAGGAGAGGATGAGGGGGATGTGGCACACAGGTACAAAAGCATTATCTCCAAAAGAATAggcttaaagaaagaaagaaggactCAGCCTGGAAGAGCTGCATGTCACGGCGAAGAAACTTTAGAAAGTGCTATTGTTCGAGTCTGTGCTGAAGCCGAGCTCATTTATGTTTCCATaaagtttctgcagaaatatgACAATGTGACTCAATTAAATAATCAAGAACTGGAGGATCAGAGGAAGAGTCTGGCTGATATCAGCCCTCCAGAGTTAGCACCTTATGAGGAACAAGTGCAGGAAGAGGGCAGAGGTTTAGAAGAAGCTGCTAAACCAGCTGCAAATAACCAATCTGATGATAAAAAagtggaggcagagagagcacCACAGTGGTTACAGAGACTTATATCCCGTCTGCAAAGAAGAGCTAAATTCTTACAACAATTCTGCCTGGAAACCTCTGATCATAACAGACCAGTGCACGAGGGGGaacatgtttctgcagcagactTGAATTGGATGGAGGAGCATGCAAGGTTGGTTTATTTGTCAGAGAGGCTGTGCGTGGATTTAGAGCAGGAGTTGCAGCAAATTGAGTTGTTGCAAAACAAACCGCAAGATTTGGAGAAGGAGCAGGATATCACATTAATAGATGAGCAGGAGGTTTTTAATCGCACATTATGTCAGCTTCAGGAGGACAATAGCATGCTGAGAGAGGAACTAGAGCGTGCTGAAGAGAAGATATTATCAATAGAGTCCGGCAACCAGAGACTCATAAAAGACATAGAGAAAATTGAGTTTTGTCATGGGGAGCAGATGCAGAAGCTGGAAACAGAATTTCAGGAGAAGATAAAGAAACTGCAGCTTATCCATGAAGATGAGATGACACACTTGCATGGTTACTACACCAAGTCGTGCGTTTCCAAAGAGAAACAGGTGAAATCCTGCGTAGAGGGTCCTTCTTTCACTGAAGGTAGTATCTGTACACCAGAGGAGACTGTGATGGAGAGAACAACAGAAGAGGAGCTTGGAAATCGAATGGTGGAAGGTGATGCAGCGGCAGTGAGAAAGGCCTACCAAAAAGATCTTCAG GCTTCCTGCGATCACAATTTCACTGCTATGGAGGAAATGCACAGGAAGCTGATAGatgatctgcagcagcagcatcagactGAGGTGGCAGCACTTCTGAAGGAGAAggaccagctgctgcaggaagagACAGCTGCCACGATGGCAG CCATTGTGGCAATGAGGAGAGCCCATAAACAGGAGCTGGAGAAATACAGACAGACTCAGCACATCATGGAGAGTGCTGAcatcacacagctgcacactgaATATGA AAAGGAGATCCAGTTATTGCACAAGGAGCTTGAGTCGTTGTCGGTTCAGCACACTCAGAAATGTCTGGAAAACACTCAGCTGAGCCAAGAGCTGCAGGGTGAGAGAAAATTATTGATGCAGTACCAACAAGAAAACCAGGAGCTCAAACAAAAGCAG AGTGAGACAGATGAAATGTCTCATCTTCATGGCTCAATAAATGGAGAGGAGTCGCAAATGGCCCCACAACTAAATGACTTCTATGAGATGGAG gtGATTCTGCGGGCGAGGGAGGCAGAAATGCAGTTTCTGAGACAGGAAGCTCGTTCTCTCAGGGAAGAGTTGAAGATTGCTCGGATG GATAAAATATATGCCCAGAACAAGCTGAAGGCTCTCTATAAGAACAGCCAGGTGGAATCTGATCATGATGTCAACAAACCCAGTGACGATCTCAAGTTCGCCACTTGGTCTCCGAGCAGAGATGCTTCAGGACAGCGCCTCA aggATACGGCGACAAACACAGGTAATGGAGCttttccaaagaaaaaagaaaaatcatccCTCATGTGTAAGATCAGAGGAGTGAGATCAAag AGTTTAAAAGAGGGCCTTTCTATCCAAGAAAGAATGAAGTTGTTTGAGTCATGCTGA
- the kcnj12b gene encoding ATP-sensitive inward rectifier potassium channel 12 isoform X1, producing MSVGSAHHRSFVSCEEEGLRLSTMPAVGSFGNGKIHTRRKYHSRFVSKSGQCNIHFSNMDEKSQRYISDIFTTCVDIRWRYMFLLFSLVFVVSWLTFGLAFWVIGLLHGDMDHPAEDESFIPCVIKVNTFVAAFLFSIETQTTIGYGARCVTEECPAAVFMVVFQSIIGCIIDAFMIGAIMAKMARPKKRAETLLFSHNAVIAMRDGKLCLMFRVANLRKSHIVEAHVRAQLVKPRYTEEGEYIPLDQIDMNVGYDKGTDRLFLVAPLTVIHEIDEESPLFGISKQDLETSDFEIVIILEGLVEATAMTTQARSSYLASEILWGHRFEPVIFEEKNQYRIDYAYFHKTFEVPSTPRCSAKDMEERKFPTSGANSFCYENELAFISRDEEEDGDADNKEDRKRSSDLVNELTTLGHDQSSTSRESEI from the coding sequence ATGAGTGTGGGAAGCGCCCACCACCGCAGCTTTGTGTCCTGTGAAGAAGAAGGCCTGAGACTAAGTACCATGCCTGCTGTGGGCAGCTTCGGCAATGGCAAAATTCACACAAGACGCAAATACCACAGCCGGTTTGTTAGCAAGTCTGGCCAATGCAACATCCATTTCTCAAATATGGATGAGAAGTCACAGAGgtacatttctgacattttcacaaCTTGTGTGGATATCCGCTGGCGATATATGTTCCTGCTGTTCAGCCTGGTGTTTGTGGTGTCCTGGCTGACATTTGGCTTGGCATTCTGGGTTATTGGCCTCCTACACGGTGACATGGACCATCCTGCAGAGGATGAAAGTTTTATACCTTGTGTCATTAAGGTAAACACCTTTGTGGCTGCTTTCCTCTTTTCTATTGAGACCCAGACAACCATTGGGTACGGTGCTCGTTGTGTGACAGAGGAATGTCCAGCTGCTGTCTTCATGGTGGTCTTCCAGTCCATCATAGGCTGTATCATCGATGCCTTCATGATTGGTGCTATCATGGCCAAGATGGCAAGACCCAAAAAGCGTGCAGAGACTCTACTGTTCAGCCACAACGCAGTCATCGCTATGCGTGATGGGAAGCTATGCCTCATGTTTAGGGTTGCTAATCTAAGGAAGAGCCACATTGTGGAAGCTCATGTGCGAGCCCAGCTTGTCAAGCCCCGTTACACAGAGGAAGGCGAGTATATCCCCCTTGATCAGATTGACATGAACGTAGGTTATGACAAAGGCACAGACCGCCTTTTCCTGGTTGCTCCCCTCACTGTCATTCATGAGATCGATGAAGAAAGCCCACTGTTTGGCATCAGTAAGCAAGATCTAGAAACATCTGACTTTGAGATAGTAATTATACTTGAAGGGCTGGTGGAGGCTACAGCTATGACTACACAGGCACGCAGCTCATACCTGGCCTCTGAGATCTTGTGGGGTCACCGCTTTGAGCCCGTCATCTTCGAGGAGAAGAACCAGTACAGGATAGATTACGCCTACTTTCACAAAACATTCGAAGTACCATCCACTCCAAGATGCAGCGCCAAGGATATGGAGGAGAGAAAATTCCCAACATCTGGTGCCAACTCCTTCTGCTATGAGAATGAGCTGGCCTTCATCAGCAGGGACGAGGAAGAGGACGGAGATGCAGACAATAAGGAAGACAGGAAGCGTTCATCAGATCTGGTGAATGAGCTGACCACTCTTGGACATGATCAATCCTCTACCAGTAGAGAATCTGAGATTTAA
- the rpusd1 gene encoding RNA pseudouridylate synthase domain-containing protein 1 — protein sequence MMTTEPVNNDTLRVLYQSDDFIVVDKHWDIRIDSKMWYEKHTVQAQLRHHFPQLADPSTYYGFRFCHQLDFSTSGALCVALNKAAAGRAYRCFKDRTVTKAYLALIRGWVEEETQTLEFSIGKNSTEGKTHMMCIEGTDGCENPKPCQTELTVLEYGLYDGDPVTKVVLQPLTGRTHQLRVHCSAIGHPIVGDFTYSSGTDNTPYRMMLHAYLLHIPLDPQPLLVYAGDPFLPTMDPKWLPQRSLRTPTTTVGALLERRVEGDRRIKEEERERVRKEEERRKHKKEQRTEEESEEQRRQCQEWLSEWAGD from the exons ATGATGACCACAGAGCCTGTAAACAATGACACCCTACGTGTGCTGTACCAGAGCGATGACTTCATTGTGGTGGACAAGCACTGGGACATCCGCATTGACAGCAAGATGTGGTACgagaaacacactgtgcaggCCCAGCTTAGGCACCACTTCCCTCAGCTGGCAGACCCCAGCACTTACTATGGTTTCAG GTTCTGTCACCAGCTAGATTTCTCAACCAGTGGGGCTCTTTGTGTCGCCCTCAACAAGGCTGCTGCTGGCCGGGCGTACCGTTGCTTCAAGGACCGCACCGTCACCAAAGCCTACCTTGCCCTA ATCCGTGGCTGGGTGGAAGAAGAGACTCAAACTCTGGAGTTTTCCATCGGCAAGAACTCCACAGAGGGAAAAACACATATGATGTGTATTGAGGGAACAGATG GTTGTGAAAACCCGAAACCTTGCCAGACTGAGCTAACAGTTTTGGAGTATGGGCTGTATGACGGAGATCCTGTCACCAAAGTGGTACTGCAGCCACTCACAG GTAGAACCCACCAGTTAAGGGTCCACTGCAGTGCAATAGGCCACCCCATCGTCGGAGACTTCACCTACAGCTCAGGAACGGACAACACCCCTTACCGTATGATGCTGCACGCCTACCTCCTTCACATACCCCTGGACCCTCAGCCCCTGCTTGTCTATGCTGGAGACCCATTTCTCCCCACGATGGATCCCAAGTGGCTCCCGCAGCGCTCTTTACGGACACCGACAACCACTGTGGGGGCCCTGCTGGAACGCAGGGTGGAAGGCGACAGGAGGATAAAAGAGGAGGAGcgtgagagagtgagaaaagaggaggagaggaggaaacacaaaaaggaacagaggactgaagaggagagtgaggagcagaggaggcagTGTCAGGAGTGGCTGAGTGAATGGGCTGGGGActga
- the slc25a17 gene encoding peroxisomal membrane protein PMP34, translating to MSSEVFSYESLVHAVSGAVGSVTAMTVFFPLDTARLRLQVDENRKAKSTPAILAEIVKEEGFLAPYRGWFPVICSLCCSNFVYFYCFHSLKASWLKGKQSVPSTDLIIGIAAGVVNVLVTTPLWVVNTRLKLQGSKFRNADIQPTNYSGILDAFLQIIRDESVGALWNGTFPSLLLVLNPAIQFMIYEGLKRQLKRGGPRELSSFEVFIIGAVAKAVATTVTYPLQTIQSILRFGQFKDATDASKLLSSLRTIKCLLVNRVRKYGILGLFKGLEAKLLQTVLTAALMFILYEKIASCTFRVMGLSTNHYKKR from the exons ATGAGCTCCGAGGTTTTCTCGTATGAGAGTTTGGTTCATGCTGTATCGGGAGCAGTG GGAAGTGTGACTGCAATGACAGTATTCTTCCCTCTTGATACTGCCAGACTGCGTCTTCAAG TGGATGAAAACAGGAAGGCCAAATCAACTCCAGCCATTCTTGCAGAAATTGTCAAAGAAGAAGGATT TCTGGCTCCTTACAGAGGTTGGTTTCCAGTCATCTGCAGCCTGTGCTGTTCCAactttgtgtacttctactGCTTCCACAGTCTGAAGGCAAGCTGGCTGAAGGGAAAGCAATCAGTACCAAGCACTGACTTAATAATAGGCATCGCTGCAG GTGTTGTAAATGTACTGGTTACCACTCCTTTGTGGGTGGTCAACACCAGACTGAAGCTTCAGGGTTCCAAGTTTCGTAATGCAGACATCCAGCCCACCAACTACTCTGGCATTCTGG ATGCCTTTCTGCAGATTATCCGTGATGAGAGTGTGGGAGCTCTGTGGAACGGGACCTTCCCCTCcctgctgctggtgctgaaCCCTGCCATCCAGTTCATGATTTATGAAGGTTTGAAGAGGCAGCTGAAGAGAGGAGGTCCCAGGGAG CTGTCATCTTTTGAGGTCTTCATCATCGGTGCTGTGGCCAAAGCTGTTGCAACCACTGTCACCTACCCACTGCAGACTATACAGTCCATCCTTAGG TTTGGTCAGTTTAAAGATGCAACAGATGCATCAAAACTACTGTCCAGTCTCAGGACTATCAAGTGTCTACTGGTTAACAGAGTTAg GAAGTATGGCATCTTAGGTCTGTTTAAAGGCCTGGAGGCCAAACTGCTGCAGACGGTGCTCACCGCTGCCCTCATGTTCATTCTCTATGAGAAAATTGCCAGCTGCACCTTCAGAGTTATGGGGCTGAGCACCAACCACTACAAGAAACGTTAG
- the natd1 gene encoding protein NATD1, producing the protein MAQAAQANAFDASNSQIQVEHDRKRRQFVIRLNGSHDRAVLLYEYVGKKTVDLQHTEVPDAYRGRGIAKHLAKAAMDFVVEEDLKAHLTCWYIQKYVKENPQPQYFEHIYQ; encoded by the exons ATGGCACAGGCAGCACAGGCGAATGCCTTCGACGCAAGCAACTCTCAGATTCAAGTGGAGCACGATAGAAAGCGTCGGCAGTTTGTTATAAGGCTAAATG GATCTCATGATCGTGCAGTTCTTCTGTATGAATATGTTGGGAAGAAGACAGTAGACTTGCAACACACTGAAGTTCCAGATGCATATAGAGGGAGAGGAATTGCCAAGCACCTTGCTAAg GCTGCCATGGATTTTGTGGTAGAAGAGGACCTGAAAGCCCACTTAACCTGCTGGTACATTCAGAAATATGTTAAAGAGAATCCTCAGCCTCAGTACTTTGAGCATATTTATCAATGA
- the kcnj12b gene encoding ATP-sensitive inward rectifier potassium channel 12 isoform X2: protein MSVGSAHHRSFVSCEEEGLRLSTMPAVGSFGNGKIHTRRKYHSRFVSKSGQCNIHFSNMDEKSQRYISDIFTTCVDIRWRYMFLLFSLVFVVSWLTFGLAFWVIGLLHGDMDHPAEDESFIPCVIKVNTFVAAFLFSIETQTTIGYGARCVTEECPAAVFMVVFQSIIGCIIDAFMIGAIMAKMARPKKRAETLLFSHNAVIAMRDGKLCLMFRVANLRKSHIVEAHVRAQLVKPRYTEEGEYIPLDQIDMNVGYDKGTDRLFLVAPLTVIHEIDEESPLFGISKQDLETSDFEIVIILEGLVEATAMTTQARSSYLASEILWGHRFEPVIFEEKNQYRIDYAYFHKTFEVPSTPRCSAKDMEERKFPTSGANSFCYENELAFISRDEEEDGDADNKEDRKRSSDLSNASVM, encoded by the exons ATGAGTGTGGGAAGCGCCCACCACCGCAGCTTTGTGTCCTGTGAAGAAGAAGGCCTGAGACTAAGTACCATGCCTGCTGTGGGCAGCTTCGGCAATGGCAAAATTCACACAAGACGCAAATACCACAGCCGGTTTGTTAGCAAGTCTGGCCAATGCAACATCCATTTCTCAAATATGGATGAGAAGTCACAGAGgtacatttctgacattttcacaaCTTGTGTGGATATCCGCTGGCGATATATGTTCCTGCTGTTCAGCCTGGTGTTTGTGGTGTCCTGGCTGACATTTGGCTTGGCATTCTGGGTTATTGGCCTCCTACACGGTGACATGGACCATCCTGCAGAGGATGAAAGTTTTATACCTTGTGTCATTAAGGTAAACACCTTTGTGGCTGCTTTCCTCTTTTCTATTGAGACCCAGACAACCATTGGGTACGGTGCTCGTTGTGTGACAGAGGAATGTCCAGCTGCTGTCTTCATGGTGGTCTTCCAGTCCATCATAGGCTGTATCATCGATGCCTTCATGATTGGTGCTATCATGGCCAAGATGGCAAGACCCAAAAAGCGTGCAGAGACTCTACTGTTCAGCCACAACGCAGTCATCGCTATGCGTGATGGGAAGCTATGCCTCATGTTTAGGGTTGCTAATCTAAGGAAGAGCCACATTGTGGAAGCTCATGTGCGAGCCCAGCTTGTCAAGCCCCGTTACACAGAGGAAGGCGAGTATATCCCCCTTGATCAGATTGACATGAACGTAGGTTATGACAAAGGCACAGACCGCCTTTTCCTGGTTGCTCCCCTCACTGTCATTCATGAGATCGATGAAGAAAGCCCACTGTTTGGCATCAGTAAGCAAGATCTAGAAACATCTGACTTTGAGATAGTAATTATACTTGAAGGGCTGGTGGAGGCTACAGCTATGACTACACAGGCACGCAGCTCATACCTGGCCTCTGAGATCTTGTGGGGTCACCGCTTTGAGCCCGTCATCTTCGAGGAGAAGAACCAGTACAGGATAGATTACGCCTACTTTCACAAAACATTCGAAGTACCATCCACTCCAAGATGCAGCGCCAAGGATATGGAGGAGAGAAAATTCCCAACATCTGGTGCCAACTCCTTCTGCTATGAGAATGAGCTGGCCTTCATCAGCAGGGACGAGGAAGAGGACGGAGATGCAGACAATAAGGAAGACAGGAAGCGTTCATCAGATCTG AGCAATGCAAGCGTCATGTGA